One stretch of Monomorium pharaonis isolate MP-MQ-018 chromosome 10, ASM1337386v2, whole genome shotgun sequence DNA includes these proteins:
- the LOC118647798 gene encoding uncharacterized protein LOC118647798, translating to MLYRMNAGIVSSFKRQGDIVQKRTGQSNREGHPTRITQKPKKNVTTSSEPETYRKKTTTAGNKENEKDIDEHIDNLRRNLSAENVTPNHPSASQVFGLTPLEPVVADTTGPVTPKNVMEKTYMPLLPRLPLAYSIGSADPSICGSACNINVSKSNCYQPFENFAQPRYDNAMLCGNRFTEQRQYEASSATCITMSRSPATTVDFQDQYMDLREGPENTRQSMLKDIPQYNNNSTHTMQNDEIRILREKIDKLVTKEEYNKTLLEVTEKLLTKDDLQMINKKLDKLLRKRINVIPTKPTSFPLSSVEEVIAFKNINDEEYEAAVDYLAFLGERNVHEAVIFCMKESISDVTIGHYSAWGERGNRPLFDTKIIKAIYDAIAVNFQPPPNRDYFFKEVSEGVRFGKQRTRNVVVREAAVRNPGIRARNRQAADVNLNDDRREREEELQESESDN from the exons ATGCTGTATAg GATGAATGCTGGAATCGTTTCATCGTTTAAGCGACAAGGTGATATTGTCCAAAAGCGTACAGGACAGTCAAATCG GGAAGGTCATCCAACACGTATCACCCAAAAACCGAAAAAAAACGTTACAACATCATCTGAACCAGAGACTTATAGGAAGAAGACTACTACTGCTGGCAATAAGGAAAACGAGAAAGACATTGACGAACATATTGATAACTTACGGAGAAACCTAAGTGCCGAAAATGTCACTCCGAATCATCCGAGTGCTAGTCAAGTATTCGGATTGACGCCACTGGAACCAGTCGTAGCGGATACTACAGGTCCCGTCACACCCAAAAACGTCATGGAAAAAACGTATATGCCGCTATTGCCGCGACTGCCATTGGCGTACTCAATAGGATCTGCAGACCCCTCCATATGCGGAAGCGCTTGTAACATTAACGTCTCCAAGTCGAACTGTTACCAGCCTTTCGAAAACTTTGCGCAGCCACGATACGACAACGCAATGCTTTGCGGAAACAGGTTTACTGAGCAACGTCAATACGAAGCATCATCGGCAACGTGCATCACAATGTCTCGCTCTCCTGCAACAACCGTCGATTTTCAGGACCAATATATGGATCTGCGGGAAGGACCTGAAAATACTCGTCAATCAATGCTGAAAGACATTCCTCAATACAACAATAACTCTACCCATACCATGCAAAACGACGAAATACG GATACTGCGAGAGAAAATCGACAAACTCGTCACAAAGGAGGAGTACAATAA AACTTTACTGGAGGTAACCGAAAAGCTACTAACCAAAGATGATTTGCA AATGATCAACAAGAAATTGGATAAATTGTTACGAAAGCGAATAAATGTAATACCTACAAAACCTACGTCGTTCCCTCTGTCGTCTGTGGAAGAAGTGATagcattcaaaaatattaacgaCGAAGAATACGAAGCTGCT GTCGATTATTTGGCATTTCTTGGGGAAAGAAATGTCCACGAAGCCGTCATCTTTTGCATGAAGGAGTCAATATCAGACGTCACAATTGGACACTATTCGGCCTGGGGAGAACGGGGAAATCGTCCATTATtcgatacaaaaattatcaaagcCATTTATG atgcCATCGCTGTGAATTTTCAACCACCTCCTAAccgcgattatttttttaaagaagtatCTGAAGGTGTACGCTTTGGAAAGCAACGTACTCGGAACGTAGTCGTTAGAGAGGCGGCTGTTCGGAATCCTGGCATACGTGCTCGAAATCGCCAAGCAGCCGACGTCAATTTAAACGACGATCGACGCGAACGCGAGGAGGAACTACAAGAAAGCGAAAGCGACAATTAA